The Macadamia integrifolia cultivar HAES 741 unplaced genomic scaffold, SCU_Mint_v3 scaffold1504, whole genome shotgun sequence genomic interval ATCTCCATTTTGTTTGTAGAAATTATTTTAGTTTTGTTGTGTGATATTTCTGCTTATTAATTACTTGGGCTAGCTTTACTACTGTGATGATCATGATATAGGAACTTGTGGAGTGGGAGCATAAGAGTAAAGTCCCTGGGAAGATGCATGCTTGTGGGCATGATGGTCATGTCGCCATGCTTCTGGGCTCGGCTAAAATCCTTCAAGAGTATCGCGATAATTTGCAGGTTTGATTTTTTTACACGATCTTCATCACTACATGCGTATTGTTTTGGTCCCTAGACCTTcaattaatctctctctctctctctctctctctgtgcatgtgtgtgtgtgcgtgccTGTGTGTGTGCCTTAATTCTCCTAGCTAGTGAGATATATCTTAATTACAATTCTTATTGCCACCATACTGTGatgatctcatttaatttatttctttttcaataaTATCTATTTatgagaaagggagaaaaattcTCGACATTTTGATACTTTATTGCTCAAGTATCATCACTAACCATACGTGAAGCGTACACTGATGTGATAATGTAATAATCATCGACTTTCTCCAAGTTCCAGATTTggtaattttcaactttcattcctttttgagaattttttacTAATTGGGTCTCTTAGAAGTTTTGTTTCTCTGGACGACGATCCTGAATGAAACTTGTCTGCTGCCTGAGTTGCAGTAAAGTAGCTGTAACTCCTGGTATTAGCTAAAGGAATGGAATCCCAAGGGCAGATTTGAAAATACCCACCTTGACTTAAACATCAACATTTGTAATGAAAATATGCTTGGATAATGAATAGTGAGTAGGAAGTGGAAGAATCCAcattatttgttttgatgtATATTGTTTGTATATGGATGCCtcgaaataacttaaaaaatcaAATGGGATAGGGTGGTTCTTGGACGGGTTTATCACGTTTTCAAAACCGAAAGGCCAACAAGGAACCGACTTGAAGTTGAACAGCTAAGAACCGTTTAGGATGCATAGTAACTCATAATTAATACTTAATACTTATAAGGTTTATATCGTAAATAACTGTTCTGTTCGATTTTTTATATGCTTAGAAATATATATTCaactcttcaaaaaaaaaaagtaaaatgtaGTATatattcaattcttcaaaaaaaaaaagtaaaatgtaGTTATTTGTGTACTTAGGAATTTTAGACTAATTTAATTGTTCGAGAGCCTAAAATTGTTAAGGAACCTAACTAGAACGTGATTGGATCGTAAAGTTGGATAAACAAGATAGTTCTAAGTGAGTTTGAAGTCTCTACTCACTTGGGTACCTCCTCACATGGGTAGACCAATGAAAAGGACTCTctcttatttaaaattgtgACTGTTAAGATGGAAATTCCACTTCATTGGTAGCTATCCATATGGTAAAGCACACCACGTGGGTAGAGAATCTGAATTCATTTTGAAGGAGTCTGGTTCTCTACCCATGTGGGTACCAAAACTGATTAGGAACTGTCTCAATCTATAACCATCCCGATTGACCCCATTAACTGTAACTTCATGCACTTTCTTATTGTTTCTGGTAATAGAGAGATGCATGATTATTAACGTATGGGTAACTTGAAATGCTATTTGGTGGTTTGATCAACAGGGAACTGTAGCTCTTCTTTTCCAACCAGCTGAGGAAGGTGGTGGTGGAGCAAGGAAAATGATTGAGGATGGAGCATTGGAGAACATTGTTGCCATCTTTAGTCTCCATGTATCCACTGAATTGCCCGTTGGTTCAGTGGCTTCTAGGCCTGGCCTTATAAGGGCTGGAAGTGGCTTCTTTGAGGCTGTCATAAGTGGGAAAGGGGGTCATGCAGCCATGCCTCACCATACAATTGACCCAATTTTAGCTGCCTCCGATGTTGTTGTTAGCTTGCAGCATCTCGTTTCCCGTGAAACTGATCCTCTAGATTCACAAGTATAATTTAATTTCTCTCTTTAATTAGTGTTGCAGattattttcttgttcctaATCTAAAAACAAGAATTATTTCGTTCTTTTTTAAGTAAacaaaaatcttgttgtaatcgAAGTTGCTGAAAAATGCTGTAGtcattttcttgttcttttagaGGGCATTAAATCAGGGTTCTCTTTCCGGTCACCATGCCTAGTGAAATATAATGCTTCACTATGTGATAGAGGATCAATCAAATATCTCATTGGTCTAATTTCAGCTTAAAGTGAGTAGAAGATGTAGCGAAAATTACAAAAGATAACAATTATCTAGTGCAATTGGAGAGATTGTCGTGCTCACCAGGAAGTCCCGACTTTGAATATCCTAATTGTtaccttcccctcccccctcttctaTAGTGTACCCATGTGTATGTGGGGTCCTCTATTATATGGAAAAACCCTATGTACTACCTAGTGTTAAATAGGGAAGAGTTATGCCCCTTTTTCAGCTTTTAGAAACTTTTGTGAATAAGTGCCTAGCGCACTTAGTAGCATGTTGTGCATAGAAGCCCATTGCTACCAAAAGGTCTTTGGCACATAAAAGAAAGTGTCAAATAGACATTATGAACTTGTTCATATTATGTATACTTGCAGGTAGTTTCAGTTGCAAAGTTTAAAGGAGGTAGTGCATTCAATGTTATTCCAGATGCTGTAACAATTGGTGGCACATTCCGTGCTCTGTCAAATGAAAGGTTTATGCAACTCGAGCAAAGAATTGAGGAGGTATTTAAGCAATGATCATCATAAACTGCATGCAGCTTATTTATGATAATGGGTTGACCAGTGCTAACATTCTTTGAAAATGCAATTATAATAGGTTATCACGAAAGGAGCTGAAGTACATAGGTGTAGTGCAAAGGTTGATTTCCTTGAAGACAAGAAGTCCTTCTACCCAGTGACAGTAAACAACGAAGAGTTGCATGAGCACTTCCGGAATGTGGCAGGAGATATGATCGGTGTGGAGAAGGTGAAAGTGATGAAACCGACGATGGGAGCAGAGGATTTTGCCTTCTTCGCTGAGGTGATACCTGGGTGCAACTACTTCCTTGGAATGAAAGATGAAACCAAAGGACCTCTTGCATCTAATCACAACCCTAACTTCATACTCAATGAAGATTCCCTTCCTTATGGTGCTGCACTACACGCAACTTTGACCATAAGGTACCTTCTTCAGTTCCAACAACCCAAGTATCTGTTGGAAGACGGAAAGGTCCGTGATGAATTATGATGATGAGGTGATTCACTCCTTTTTGGAGCTTGACGTGGGCAGCTTTTAAGTGTTGATCGACTTTATGAGATCATGAAGTTCCCCCTCCCACTTTGACAGTAGTCATGAAATactcttttccctattttcttccAATGGATCCTTTGCAGGTTGGAGATGTAAATAAAGGCTATGTTTTATATGGCCAACACGTATGGTAAAGTGTGTACGTCCCAGCAAAAATATTGCTAGTTTCATATAATGGCAGAAGAGTAGTGATTCTGTCACCCACAGGTGACCTATCTATCTCACTATAAGAATTTATCAggtgaaggggggggggggggggatggaaaTTTAGTGTTATTTATGTTGAGCAATCATCATCATGAGAATTTTCGAAGGTTAAGACGACCCACTCTAAAGTCGCCCTTCCTGCGCATAATtttaggtatcggtattggCATTGTTCAGCATGTAAGCCAATATGTAATTCGTATTGCCTGAGCGAGCCTAATACTGATACAATGTCAATATGGAGAGCCTAATACTAATACAATATCAATATGGATAGGGTGAATTAggcaaaaaaaa includes:
- the LOC122063968 gene encoding IAA-amino acid hydrolase ILR1-like 4; its protein translation is MVFSKWVFLIVILHLFETIPSTVSSSSLKAKELADISVNCLKHAKTPEFMDWMVGIRRKIHENPELGYEEFETSKLIRGELDKMGIPYKHPFAGTGVIGYVGTGRPPFVGLRADMDALPVQELVEWEHKSKVPGKMHACGHDGHVAMLLGSAKILQEYRDNLQGTVALLFQPAEEGGGGARKMIEDGALENIVAIFSLHVSTELPVGSVASRPGLIRAGSGFFEAVISGKGGHAAMPHHTIDPILAASDVVVSLQHLVSRETDPLDSQVVSVAKFKGGSAFNVIPDAVTIGGTFRALSNERFMQLEQRIEEVITKGAEVHRCSAKVDFLEDKKSFYPVTVNNEELHEHFRNVAGDMIGVEKVKVMKPTMGAEDFAFFAEVIPGCNYFLGMKDETKGPLASNHNPNFILNEDSLPYGAALHATLTIRYLLQFQQPKYLLEDGKVRDEL